One region of Gossypium raimondii isolate GPD5lz chromosome 6, ASM2569854v1, whole genome shotgun sequence genomic DNA includes:
- the LOC105774364 gene encoding glycosyltransferase BC10: MQTRFGSVGSLEEGKEPAVTTRSKTPPLRVLQLFGLFLALCMAFFMISIYTIRHFGTYSVIATVKSNIVPCDEDETTSLDHWRKPPSNLLHSMSDEELLWRASFMPRIKKYPFNRVPKIAFMFLTKGPLPLSPVWERFFDGHQGLYSVYVHSLPSFDAEFPPSSVFYRRQIPSQVSEWGKMSMCDAERRLLANALLDISNEWFILLSESCIPLYNFSVIYHYIKKSKYSFIGAFDDPGPHGQGRYNESMAPEVNLTQWRKGSQWFEINRKLAVNIVEDITYYPKFEQFCRPACYVDEHYFPTMLTIQASNLLANRSITWVDWSRGGAHPATFGSADITEEFFTRIYEGHECRYNDQPSSICFLFARKFAPSALEPLLQIAPKVLGF, translated from the exons ATGCAAACGAGATTTGGGTCTGTTGGTTCATTAGAGGAAGGCAAAGAACCTGCGGTTACAACAAGATCCAAGACTCCACCATTAAGGGTCCTTCAGTTATTTGGCTTGTTTCTTGCTCTGTGTATGGCCTTTTTTATGATTAGCATATATACAATCCGGCATTTTGGAACTTATAGTGTGATAGCAACAGTTAAGTCTAATATTGTGCCTTGTGATGAAGATGAAACGACTAGTTTGGATCATTGGAGGAAACCTCCTTCGAATTTGCTGCATTCAATGAGTGATGAAGAGTTACTATGGAGGGCATCTTTTATGCCTCGTATAAAAAAGTATCCATTTAATAGGGTTCCCAAGATTGCTTTTATGTTCTTGACCAAGGGACCATTGCCACTTTCTCCTGTTTGGGAGAGGTTTTTTGATGGGCACCAGGGCCTTTATTCGGTCTATGTTCATTCATTGCCTTCATTCGATGCTGAGTTTCCTCCGTCTTCGGTTTTTTACAGAAGACAAATCCCAAGTCAG GTCTCTGAGTGGGGAAAGATGAGTATGTGTGATGCTGAGAGAAGGCTCCTTGCCAATGCCTTGCTCGACATATCCAATGAATGGTTTATCCTCCTCTCCGAATCCTGCATACCTCTATATAATTTCAGTGTCATCTACCACTACATAAAGAAGTCCAAATACAGCTTCATCGGTGCATTTGATGACCCTGGGCCACATGGTCAAGGCCGTTACAATGAGAGTATGGCTCCAGAGGTGAATCTCACCCAATGGCGTAAAGGTTCCCAGTGGTTTGAAATTAACCGAAAGCTTGCAGTCAACATAGTGGAAGACATCACATACTACCCAAAGTTTGAACAGTTTTGCCGTCCGGCATGTTATGTCGACGAGCATTATTTCCCGACCATGTTAACAATTCAGGCATCGAATCTGTTAGCAAATAGAAGCATCACATGGGTAGACTGGTCAAGGGGTGGGGCTCATCCTGCAACTTTCGGAAGTGCAGACATCACCGAAGAGTTCTTCACGAGAATCTACGAAGGCCATGAATGCCGGTATAACGATCAACCATCTtccatttgttttcttttcgcCAGGAAATTTGCTCCCAGCGCTCTGGAGCCTTTGTTACAGATAGCACCCAAGGTTTTGGGGTTCTAA